The genomic stretch atccctggtctgggaagattccatgtgctgaggagcaactaagccctgtgccacaactactgagctgcgtgccacaactactgaagcctgtttgcctagagcctgtgcttcgcaacaagagaagccactgcaatgagaagcccgtgcaccacaatgaagagtagcccccgctcgccacaactagagaaagcccttgtgcagcaacgaagacccaactcagcaaaaaaaaaaaaaaggaacagttaTTCATAATTTTAGCACCAAGTACTAACCACCATTAACATACTTGTGTACAGTGTTCCAGGTTTctttttatacatacacatacattgtcTTTAAAGACAGTTTACACATACAAactgtttataaaatatagttttaacataaaaatatacttactGTATTTTTTGGTATTGAAACATGTGATTGTATAATTTCTAACTGTatggaaatatataaaactgaacatACTCTGTAATTTCCCTGTAACTACCATTTATTTCATGTACACTTTTTATCATACAAATTAACTACCTGTTTCTTAAACagtgaatattattttttgtatggtaACATCATAATATATCCGACCAATCCTGTGTAAAGAGACActgattatcttttaaaataattttttaaatgctgcagTGCAtgtacattttatacatatgtatttttctgtCCTTATCCAATTATTTTCATAGGTGAGGTCTCTAAATGAAGCATTTCCAAATAAAggtggaaatatttaaaatgtttacatatatgtTAAAATTGCCTTAAGATAACAACTTACACTTCAATTGGCATGACAGTTCATTTTCTCAGCTCTCTCAATGAtaaggtttattattatttttcatctttgccaATATAAGACAGAAGAagaatctcattgttttaatttgaaattctttGATTATTAGTGAGCTTAATCATCCTTTTATATGCCCATTGGCCATTTGCACTTCTTTTGTAAAATGCAGGCTCTTGCCTagtcctcttcccttcccccaaggGGGGagttcatcttttcctttttgctttgtcAGAGTTCTTTGGTTCTCATTTTTGATCTTTTACTTCGGGTCGGTTTGATtcaggctttcagcttttcacttcaCTGCctgatggaatatatatatatattctccatTAGTCTTTAATGTCCTTTATAGAAGCTggctccctttcctctcttcctccttccttccctctcttttctcttgtcttctgttgtccctttgtttctttctctctgtttctctttctctccctcatcttttttttttttttttttttttttggtacataagtttttaattttgaccgAGTCGACTCTATCATCCTGGGCCTGGCGCCGCGTCAGcagaggggggcggggaggcgaGCGCGgaactgggggaagggaaggggcggGGAGGAGCGGGCGGAGCAGCTGCGCGAGCTGCTGGGAGACCGCGCGGTGGGATCacacggcggcggcggcggcggcggcggcccagAGACCTGAGCGGCGAGACCTCGGTCCGCGGCCTACTCGGAGCCCTCTCTCCACCGGAGGACCAGGGATCCGCAGTCTTCAACACAGAGGTACCGTGCTCCGCGCTCCCCGCCCAGCCCGGCCCAGCCTGCTGCGGCggtgcctccttccttccttcttccctcgctctctctctcgcccgcccgcccgcccgcgccTTCCCTGTCTGCCTGCGTCACTGCGGCCGCCATGGCTGAGAACGGCGAGAGCAGCGGCCCCCCGCGCCCCTCCCGCGGCTCTGCTGCGGCCCaaggccctgcctctgccccggCGGAGCCCAAAATTATCAAAGTCACTGTGAAGACCcccaaagagaaagaggagttcGCAGTGCCCGAGAACAGCTCAGTCCAGCAGTTTAAGGAAGCGATTTCGAAACGCTTCAAATCCCAAACGGATCAGCTAGTGCTGATTTTTGccggaaaaatcttaaaagatcaAGATACCTTGATTCAGCATGGCATCCATGATGGACTGACTGTTCATCTTGTCATCAAAAGCCAGAACCGACCTCAGGGCCAGTCCACCCAGCCTAGTAATGCCGCGGGAACTAATACTACCACCGCGTCGACTCCCAGGAGTAACTCCACACCTATTTCCACAAATAGCAACCCGTTTGGGTTGGGGAGCCTGGGAGGACTTGCAGGCCTTAGCAGCCTGGGCTTGAGCTCGACCaacttctctgagctccagaACCAGATGCAGCAGCAGCTCCTGTCCAGCCCTGAGATGATGATCCAAATCATGGAAAATCCCTTTGTTCAGAGCATGCTTTCGAATCCTGATCTGATGAGGCAGCTCATTATGGCCAATCCACAGATGCAACAATTGATTCAGAGAAACCCAGAAATCAGTCACCTGCTCAACAACCCAGATATAATGAGGCAGACCCTCGAAATCGCCAGGAATCCAGCTATGATGCAAGAAATGATGAGAAATCAAGACCTGGCTCTCAGCAATCTTGAAAGCATCCCAGGTGGCTACAATGCTTTACGGCGCATGTACACTGACATTCAAGAACCCATGCTAAATGCCGCACAAGAGCAGTTTGGGGGTAATCCGTTTGCCTCGGTGGGGAGCAGTTCCTCCTCTGGGGAAGGTACGCAGCCTTCCCGCACAGAAAATCGCGATCCACTACCCAATCCGTGGGCGCCACCACCGGCTACCCAGAGTTCTGCGACCACCAGCACAACAACGAGCAGTGGCAGTGGATCTGGCACTAGCTCTAGCAGTGCTACGGGGAACACAGTGGCTGCAGCTAATTATGTTGCCAGCATCTTCAGCACCCCAGGAATGCAGAGCTTGCTGCAACAGATAACTGAAAACCCCCAGCTGATCCAGAATATGCTGTCTGCACCCTATATGAGAAGCATGATGCAGTCGCTGACCCAGAATCCAGATTTGGCTGCACAGATGATGCTGAATAGCCCTGTGTTTACTGCAAATCCTCAGCTGCAGGAGCAGATGCGTCCACAGCTCCCTGCTTTCCTGCAGCAGATGCAGAATCCAGACACACTCTCAGCCATGTCAAACCCAAGAGCAATGCAGGCTTTAATGCAGATCCAGCAGGGGCTACAGACATTAGCCACTGAAGCACCGGGCCTCATTCCAAGCTTCACTccaggtgtgggggtgggggtgctggGAACAGCTATAGGCCCTGTAGGCCCAGTCACACCCATAGGCCCCATTGGCCCCATAGTCCCGTTTACTCCCATAGGCCCCATTGGACCCATAGGGCCCACTGGCCCTGCAGGTCCCCCTGGCTCCACTGGCTCAGGCACCCCCCCTGGGCCCCCTGTATCTAGCTCTGCACCCAGTGAAACTACGAGCCCAACATCGGAATCTGGACCCAACCAGCAGTTCATTCAGCAAATGGTGCAGGCTCTGGCTGGAGCAAATCCTCCACAGCTGCCGAATCCAGAAGTCAGATTTCAACAACAACTGGAACAGCTCAACGCAATGGGGTTCTTAAACCGGGAAGCAAACTTGCAGGCTCTAATAGCAACAGGAGGCGACATCAATGCAGCCATTGAGAGGCTGCTGGGTTCCCAGCCATCATAATTACATTTCTGTACCTTGAAAAAAtgtatcttatttttgataatggcTCTTAAATCTTTAAACACACATAATTGTACTTTACTTTCACTTTGATTCTTTTAAATCTGTCTAGTTATaaatttaatatgcattttaaggtggagtcctttcctccctctttgtttcctccctccctcccttccctcctccctccttcccttacctcctccctccctccctccctcctccctccctcctccctccctccctccctccctccctccctccctccctcccttccttccttccttccttcctttcttccttccttccttccttccttccttctctgttttgAATGGTGGGAATCAATGCCGTTTCACTCAAAGGTGTTGCATGCAAACACTTCtgcttttattgtgatttttggAAACAGGTATCAACCTTTACAGTTGGGTGAACAAGTTTTGTCCTACAGATGTccaatttatttgcattttaaacattATCCTATGATAGTAATTAAATgtagaatgaaaatattaaaaacataaattaattgaAGCTCTCTAATTTGTGGTACAATATTGCTTATTGTGACTTTGGCATGTATTTTTGCTAGCAAAATGCTGTAAGATTTataccattttatcttttttgctaTGTTTATACACAGTACAGTAAGCACAATTGGAACTGTACATCTAGAAATATTACAACAGAATCTCTGAGCAGAATATGTATAACCAAAATGAGAAAGGATATAAGAAATATTTCTGGAGCTCGGTATATCTCACAATTTTGTAGAATCTTACAGCATCTTTGATAAACTTCTCAGTGGAAATGTTGGCTAGGCAAGTTCAGTTAAAATATAGTAGAAATGTTTATCCTGGTATCTCTACGTATACATTTAATTGTACAGAAAACTTACAGTGTGACATTGTGTCAACATTTGCAAATTGATTGTATATGATCTTAATCTTAGTGCAGCCTGAAGGATCAGTATAGTAATGCCAGGAAAGTGCTTTTTTTAAGACTTCCTTCTCAGCTTCTCCCATAAAGAGACCCTAATACGCATTTTGATTTGTAATTGGAAATGTAACTTTCACTGAAAATGTCATGTGACGTTTGCATTACTTTTAACTGCTGTGTATAAAGGAAACTGTATCTTTTGACTCTTATCAGTTATTTCTCTTGTGCACAgggaaaaatgcattaaaaatgactaaaaaaataaaaaaatttaaaatggatacatcttttcctttttgccttcTGGCCCTAGGATCATGTTTAGAAGGATTGCCAACCCCAAGATTATATAAATCTTATCCTGTATTTCTCTAATtttgatggttttgtttttttaaaaaaagttcctttGCCCTGTCTGGAATTATTTTGATATATAGATTTAGGtattctaacttttttttcccccccaaaggGTAGACAGTTGTTACCTGGTTTTTATCTCATTGTCCTCATGCCCCCCTCCATTTGAaatgtcatacatatatatactttattctGTGTTTGAATTCTCTTTAGTACCACTGAACATTGTAGCCCCAGTACACCAGCCTGTAGTTATTGAGTTAGAAATGACTTCATATCTCTTAGGGCAAGTCCTCcttttgatcttttttatttttcacaattttctAATGATTCCGACGTGTTGATTTTACCAGATAAACTTTACAGTTATTAGActtccctcccccccaaaaaaaaataaattgggaatttgaTTAGAATTGTCTTAAATTGATACGATAGTGAGAATTACAGTGCTCTCCAGAAACATGATATAttgcctcatttttaaaaagcttttacatCCTtcaagagttttatttatttaagtcccGTATAATTTGTAATAAATGTATTCCTAGGTAATACAGATATATGGGAAACAATACTGCAATTGGGAGCTCTTATTCAGTGTGTTACCTGTGTGGTCATTTTTGCTATATAGGGGAAGAATgtattttcatagattaattttAAGTTGGCAGTTTACTGGAATCTATTAAATTCAGAGACATTCAGTTGATCCTTTTGAGTTTTTCCTGGTAAGCAATCATATCAATGATAAGTTATAATGATaggttattttcaaaatttataacaTAGTTCTGATGGCATGGGTTAAACAATTCCAGAATAGTGCTAAAGAGGAAAAGTGGCAatggcattcttgtcttgtttctcaTTTTAACCAGACTATGTTTGCTGCAGCAATTCTAAATTGCATTTTTGAAAAACCATTCCTCTGGGAGATGGTCAAATAAGTTTGCAAAATGCTGTATACTATagcccctcttggagagtcattAGGCAGTAAATTTTGACTAGTATTATGTTGTTTAAAGGAGTATGTTctttaaaagagtaaaaactaTTTAATCTTATCTAACTCAGCATTTCCTAAACTTATTTGAGTAAAGAacaacttttttcccttttaaacacCCTAATAACATTTGGCATATCAATGTTCCTCAGAACATCAAGTTAGGAAATTGTGATTTATTATTTCACTGCTGTATGTTGCTTGGGTGTTCACAATAATTACAGTAGCAAAGTCTGCCATAATTAAGAATTTTTATGACAAGGATTTTATAggcaatcaatataaaaattagccAGTAACATAGAAAATAGCAAGAAATCAATAGCTATAGGAAAAACTGGATGTTTTCTGAGGCCTGGCTCAGACAATTTAACAGGTAAATTTCTTTCAGGCATTCAAGGAACAGAGAATTCCTTAATTACCCTTGCCAAATGTTTCTCTaccttttaatacattttgttttctccctGAAAAGGTCCAagtctttaatttattaattctattttttgggTTGTATTTTTGCTTTccagttaattaatttttgtttataactttacccttttaaaaaatttttaaagctgttCATCTCTTACATGATACAATTTCCTCTTATTATCTTGCAAGTTCTTTTCAtaggctctgtttttgttttgggttttatcTACTGTTAAttcacaatttatccatttattcatcgtTGAATAAGAAGGGCATATCCTAACCTGCTATCTCTCTCCCTCCAATAAGAGTGGGGTAATTCTTTTATGCTTTCACTGTTTACTTGGTTGTCGTCCCCTCTCTAAGCTTACACTAGATGGCTAGATGGTGTAAGTTTATATTACTAGCTCTGTGAGCCAGCAAGATGAGGTAGTGGGGAGGGAGCTAGGGCCAGGGGCAATCCCAGCAGGAGATGTTCTCCTCAAGTTGGCTTTCTTCATTTGCTCTTTTGGCCTCTACTTCAGGTATGTGATATCATATTATACTCGCCACTTGTGTGTGGCCACTGTGTGTGTGGGTTGGATATAAAACATTGAAATAAATCCTCCTGGTTTATTAATGAGGACTCATATCAGGTTGAGACCATCATGTTTATTGAGACCATGGTCAGAGACACTGAGCTTGCCTTCTGAGAAGGGGCAGCCTGCTCCAAAGTCTGTTGATGTGCAATGTCAAAATAGCAACAAACGGAGTAATTCCTGTCAGGGCCTAGCCCAGGGATTTGGGTTAAGGTATCAGGAGAGCCCTTTGGCCTGTGTTTCATGTTCACAAAACTCAAATTCAGAATTTTAACATTATTCTGAAATGAATTGATTACTCCAGCCATACAGCTAGACTGAGCTGattgaaaatgttcataatacaGCTTAATTTAGtaaatgtaaacttttaaaactatgtGGCAATTTCGatatttccaatttgtattattttatttaaaaaatgtattgggAGGCTTAGATGAAGAATGTTACTCAGGCTTACCTCAATTTATGAGAGGTTCTCATCCCAGTCTTTTTCACTGCCTGCTCCCACCTTCAGTCCTTGCTCCTTTAAGCTAGATGGTATTAGTGCTTTTCTGCCAGGATTTTCTTGATTTGTCAACATATCACAGAACTTCAGATTGGCGATATCTTTCAATATGGCCCCATCAGCATCATGTCTTACAGAAATTCCTTGACAATTCTAATGCCCTCATTGTTTGTACAGGTTTTGCTCAATTTTTGTTTCCCTGTGgtcatttctattgatttgtagGAGGAAGGACAAAAATTGGGGACCTTTTCCAATGCtaccatcttcccagaagtcTGTTAGGAAACTTAGGGgaaaaacaattttctaaaactagaaaggagaaaaatgatttgGATTATGATTTCAGATATCAGACTGTAGCCACCCAAAGAGCAACTTCATCAGGTGGTGTACATTCTTACCAAGGCTTTAGACATTTTGATAATGGGTAAGCACCATTGGCAAAAGGTATTCTAAACCAGCAAACTCCAAAGGTTGGGTAAGCCACTCTCAAATAAGAAATTGTTTGTCCTGACATACATAGGCAACATTATTTATCAAATGGATATGTATTGAAGCATATGGCTAGCTAGCTTCAGCTGTACTGAGGTATCTAAACACAGATTTGGGTTCCCTAAGTACTATCAAAATTCAACTTCAGAACTTCTTAGCCCAATGTGTAGATTAGCAAATTTAAGGTAATTTCAGGAAAGATGCTTTAATTTATTATTAGAAGAATAGTTGATgagcatgaaagaaaaaagacatgatTACTCAGCTCTAGCTTGGatttcacaatattgtttctgttagattgggatgataataatagctaatgtatTCATGGTTATGTTCAATTTTCATAGCAACCCTATATGGTAGTACTACTATTATcttccccagtttacagataaggaaataaacTAACAGTTTAATTTTCTGGGGTCACACTGCTATTAAGTGACAGAGTCAAAATTTGAACCCAATTCTGAGATTCCGGAGTGCGTGCTTAACCAATTCATTCTTCTGCTTCCCCCTGAATCTATTAAACTATACTGGTCTATTTATAATAgagatttttataataaattatgtaCTAACTTGCCTCCTGGGTGTTGTTGTGGAGATACATTAGCTGTTGTTAAATGAATGCATCTCTGCTGCTGTTCACACTGGTGCAGCTCCCATAAAAATGCATATGTGAGAATCAGCTTTGTCATAATCAAAACTGCAATTTGGTGGTTTGGCTTTCTGACTTTTGAGTTATGGCGAATATTTGAAACTGTTCTTCAGTACATCTGTCCTCAGTGTCCTAATACATACGGTATGCCTCCAAATTGGCAATCACATGGGCCACTTGTGCTTCAGCTGCTCTGGAGGATGCCTGCATTTTGTTGAGCTGCCTCCCAGAGACCTCAGAAGGCAATAAACATTGTGTACCTCACCATGGtatttggcagtttctcaaaatgccCTTAAGAATAAAATTGGAGTAACATGAGCTAGATAATAACAGGCCAGTAGATGGGTTAGTAAGTTGAATTGACAGTGTCAAATGATGTGTCAATATAAACAAGTGGTTTCTAACCTCGGTTCTGtctcattgaaattatttttcagtaactagtatgaaaatataaaatagcttGCCCATCCCATGGCAAATAGTATAGCATTAGAAGGCAGAATAAATGCACTGGATGTCACTAACAAGATCCAAAAGTCCTTAGTAGATCGAAGAAAAGCTATAGCCAAATCTAGCAGGATTAAATTGAATAGGATAAAATGTAAAGTCTTGTATCAAAAATTCAGTTACTAAAGGAAAGGGGTTATGTGGCTTAAAAATAGCATTTGTGAAAAAGACTCAGTGATTTTAATTTACTATAAGTTTAACATGAGCCCACCATGTGAGATTATAGTGCACACGGGTGTAATGAAGTCTTAGGCTCTATTAATAGAGGCATGGTGTCCAGCACAGAGAAGTCCTtcataatgtttttttcttttcttgatcatTTATGTTGAGAGATTTGGATCATTTCAGAGCACCACAATTAAGATGGACACAGACAACCTGGAAAGTGACCAAGATGGTAACTCATTTACAAATAGACACAGAACAATTATTTAAAGGATCAAGAATGTTTTAGTCTAAAGACTGGgtgttgtggattttttttttttaataattgaggGCCTTGTCAGATAGAAGAGGCGTAACATTTACTTGGGTAGTTTCAGAGGGCAaatcaatttaaattttacaagAAGTCAGAATTTTGGCTTACTCTtaggaactttatagcaataaattGAAGATACCCTTGTCACTGGAGCTGTTTAAACGGAAGCCCATTAGACAGAAATATTCAAGAATGAATTAGAAGACCTTCAAGATTCCTTCCAAAGCTAATATTCTCCCAAATGGACTTTTCAGCTTCTCACCGAAGTTTCAAGGGCTGCGGTCAAAGTTGTTCCAGAATGAAGACATGTTACAAACTTCTGCATTTCTTACCTTAATAAATAGCAAATCAGAAGTAGACTGCCACCTTTGTTGACATAACGTCTAGATAAACTCATTGTTTTATTTCATGATGCTACACATGGGAAAAGGACTCAAACAAGATCTTAAACTGAATGTCAGAAAGTGCTGAGAGCTTGGGAGGAGGAAATAGGAGCAGATGCCTGAGGTCAAAGGACTCTAGTTTGAGAATGAAGGTTACAGTGCTATTCTGACCTCCTGTTTCTCTTGATAATATTCTCCTCCCCCTGGCATTCACCATGGTGATGTGAGGAAGCTGAAACTAAGAGTGGTATGTAAGATGTAAGgatatagcagtgtgtgtgtgtgtgtgtgtgtgtgtgtgtgtgtgtgtgtgtgtgaatgtccatatatatataacatctaatggaaaacctgaacaaactttttggctgacccaatatatacatatatgtat from Phocoena phocoena chromosome X, mPhoPho1.1, whole genome shotgun sequence encodes the following:
- the UBQLN2 gene encoding ubiquilin-2 isoform X2 — encoded protein: MAENGESSGPPRPSRGSAAAQGPASAPAEPKIIKVTVKTPKEKEEFAVPENSSVQQFKEAISKRFKSQTDQLVLIFAGKILKDQDTLIQHGIHDGLTVHLVIKSQNRPQGQSTQPSNAAGTNTTTASTPRSNSTPISTNSNPFGLGSLGGLAGLSSLGLSSTNFSELQNQMQQQLLSSPEMMIQIMENPFVQSMLSNPDLMRQLIMANPQMQQLIQRNPEISHLLNNPDIMRQTLEIARNPAMMQEMMRNQDLALSNLESIPGGYNALRRMYTDIQEPMLNAAQEQFGGNPFASVGSSSSSGEGTQPSRTENRDPLPNPWAPPPATQSSATTSTTTSSGSGSGTSSSSATGNTVAAANYVASIFSTPGMQSLLQQITENPQLIQNMLSAPYMRSMMQSLTQNPDLAAQMMLNSPMQNPDTLSAMSNPRAMQALMQIQQGLQTLATEAPGLIPSFTPGPIGPIGPTGPAGPPGSTGSGTPPGPPVSSSAPSETTSPTSESGPNQQFIQQMVQALAGANPPQLPNPEVRFQQQLEQLNAMGFLNREANLQALIATGGDINAAIERLLGSQPS
- the UBQLN2 gene encoding ubiquilin-2 isoform X1: MAENGESSGPPRPSRGSAAAQGPASAPAEPKIIKVTVKTPKEKEEFAVPENSSVQQFKEAISKRFKSQTDQLVLIFAGKILKDQDTLIQHGIHDGLTVHLVIKSQNRPQGQSTQPSNAAGTNTTTASTPRSNSTPISTNSNPFGLGSLGGLAGLSSLGLSSTNFSELQNQMQQQLLSSPEMMIQIMENPFVQSMLSNPDLMRQLIMANPQMQQLIQRNPEISHLLNNPDIMRQTLEIARNPAMMQEMMRNQDLALSNLESIPGGYNALRRMYTDIQEPMLNAAQEQFGGNPFASVGSSSSSGEGTQPSRTENRDPLPNPWAPPPATQSSATTSTTTSSGSGSGTSSSSATGNTVAAANYVASIFSTPGMQSLLQQITENPQLIQNMLSAPYMRSMMQSLTQNPDLAAQMMLNSPVFTANPQLQEQMRPQLPAFLQQMQNPDTLSAMSNPRAMQALMQIQQGLQTLATEAPGLIPSFTPGPIGPIGPTGPAGPPGSTGSGTPPGPPVSSSAPSETTSPTSESGPNQQFIQQMVQALAGANPPQLPNPEVRFQQQLEQLNAMGFLNREANLQALIATGGDINAAIERLLGSQPS